The window TCGATGTCGGCTCATCGCATCCTGGAGCTGTAGAAGGTTCCAAGGGTTAGGCTGTTCGCCTATTAAAGCGGTACGTGAGCTGGGTTCAGAACGTCGCGAGACAGTTCGGTCCCTATCTGATGTGGGCGTAGGAGATTTGCGGGGACCTGTCCTTAGTACGAGAGGACCGGGATGGACGAACCTCTTGTGTTCCAGCTGTCATGCCAGTGGCACGGCTGGGTAGCGAAGTTCGGTTGTGATAAACGCTGAATGCATATAAGCGTGAAGCACTCCCCAAGATCAGATCTCCCAACCCGTAAGGGGCAAGAAGGGCACAGGAAGACCACCTGTTTGATAGGCTGGAAGTGGAAGCGCAGCAATGCGTGTAGCTTACCAGTACTAATCGCCCGTTCGGCTTGACCATAAAATTTACTCGGTGCATCGAAGCACTCAGTACCCGCAGCTAACTTCAGTAGAAACTGACTTCAAGTTGACTGCAGGCTGAGCGCTTCGCGCCGACGGTTTTGACCGGTCAGCCTTAAATTTCACTCAATCTATTCAGTTGTGAGGCTTCGTCCTCACCGTTCTTTGAATTTCGGATGTCATCCTGAACGAGCGCCGCAGTTGCGCGAGTGAAGGACCTGGGCGAGTCACCGCGCGCCGAATCGCATTGCGATAAGGTTTAAAGCGCGAGACGAGCTTCCTTGAACATCCGAGCGACTTTGTCGGTGACCATACCGCGGGGGCAACACCCGTTCCCATCCCGAACACGGAAGTTAAGCCCCGCAGGGCCGATTGTACTGCACGCGAAAGTGTGTGGGAGAGTAGGTCGTCGCCGGCATAAAAAATAAGGCCGATTACGTTTCGCGTAATCGGCCTTTTTGTTTTTGGCCGACCAGAGCGTCCGCCCCCACATTCAAATTTTCTGCTGCTTCCACTGGCCGCGGCGAAATAGCAGAATGCCCGCGGCTGCGATTGCGGCTTCGGCAATTACGATCGCGTAGAAGACGCCACTGGTTCCCCAGCCAGCGCGGATCGCCAGCCAGTACGCCAGCGGAATTTCCAGGAACCAGAAACCGAACAGGTTGACGATGGTGGGTGTCACCGTGTCTCCGGCGCCATTGAAGGCTTGCAGCATGACCATCCCGTAGGAGTAGCCGATGTTCCCATAGCTCAGGATGCGCAGGCACGAAGTTCCCAGCCGGACGACCACTGGATCGTGGGTAAAAAGCCGTATTATCGGTTCAGCGAAAATTATAAAGACGACTCCAATGCCTCCCAGGAACAGCATGTTATAGAAGCCCGTGCGCCACACGGATGCCTCGGCACGCTGCGGCTGATTTGCGCCCAGGTTCTGCCCGACAAGCGTGGCCGCAGCGTTACTCAGACCCCAGGAGGGCAAGATGACGAAAATCAGTATGCGAATCGCGATGGTGTAGCCGGCGAGGGCAGCCGAGCCGAAGGTGCTCACAATGCGTACCAGTCCGATCCAACTCGTGTGCGCGATGGCGAATTGCAGAACGCCGGTGAGCGAGACCCGTATCAGGCGCCACAGCACTGGCAGATTGAGACGGATCTGGCGGGTGAGCACGCGGATGCGCTCTGTCCCGCGCAGCAGCCGATAAAACTGGTAGGCCACGCCGATGCTGCGCCCGGTCAATGTGGAGACGGCCGCTCCGGTCACGCCTAACCGTGGAAATGGGCCCAACCCGAAGATCAGGCAGGGATCGAGCACGAGGTTGATGATGTTTGAAAGCCATAGCAGCCGCATGGCGATTGCCGCATCGCCCGCGCCGCGAAAGATGGCGTTATTCAGAAACAGCATCAGCACAACCCCGCCGCCGCCCAGCGCGATCCGCGTGTAGCTGCCGCCGATGCGGACGATTTCAGGGGATGCGCCCATCAGCCCCAGCAGACGCGGCCCATACAGCAGGCAAGGAACACCAATGAGCAGGGACACGCCCAGTCCCAAGGCCACCGCCTGAACTGCAGCCACCGCCGCGCCTTCCGGATCTTGCTCGCCAATGCGACGCGCCACCATGGCGGTGGTCGAGAGGCTCAAGCCTAGTCCTATGGCGAATACCAGCGACAGCATTGATTCCGTGATGCCTACGGTAGCTATGGCATCCGCCCCCAAACGTCCGACCCACATCACATCCACCACCGCGAACAGCGATTCCAACACCATCTCCAGCACCATAGGAATCGCCAACAACAGAATGGCGCGATTCAGGTTGCCGCTGGTGAAGTCCTGGTGTGTGCCCTGGATCGCTTCCCACACCGACCCCCAGAAACTCTGGGACACCTCTGCTGTGGCCGCATGGCTCATAGAGACCTGCACATTCGTAGCACACTGGACGACTC of the Terriglobales bacterium genome contains:
- a CDS encoding MATE family efflux transporter; amino-acid sequence: MSHAATAEVSQSFWGSVWEAIQGTHQDFTSGNLNRAILLLAIPMVLEMVLESLFAVVDVMWVGRLGADAIATVGITESMLSLVFAIGLGLSLSTTAMVARRIGEQDPEGAAVAAVQAVALGLGVSLLIGVPCLLYGPRLLGLMGASPEIVRIGGSYTRIALGGGGVVLMLFLNNAIFRGAGDAAIAMRLLWLSNIINLVLDPCLIFGLGPFPRLGVTGAAVSTLTGRSIGVAYQFYRLLRGTERIRVLTRQIRLNLPVLWRLIRVSLTGVLQFAIAHTSWIGLVRIVSTFGSAALAGYTIAIRILIFVILPSWGLSNAAATLVGQNLGANQPQRAEASVWRTGFYNMLFLGGIGVVFIIFAEPIIRLFTHDPVVVRLGTSCLRILSYGNIGYSYGMVMLQAFNGAGDTVTPTIVNLFGFWFLEIPLAYWLAIRAGWGTSGVFYAIVIAEAAIAAAGILLFRRGQWKQQKI